A window of Raineyella sp. W15-4 contains these coding sequences:
- a CDS encoding PTS transporter subunit EIIC, producing MSTATDAVGTGKNRAWLAWLQKLGRSLMLPIAALPVAGLMLRLGQDDLLGPNGLHWNAVASVIGAAGGTLFDNLPVIFALGVAIGMAKKADGSTALAGLVGYLVFKAVGDAMSPLIGLPVGSDGKQEVVNYGVLGGILVGIIAAYLWQRFHRVKLPPYLAFFGGRRFVPIITAFATLVLAVLMAFIYPAFNSGLTSLGQWSAQNSVVGGFVYGTVNRLLIPLGLHHIINTTVWFQVGDCLKNGAAAHGDLTCFFATAGAQGGTFMTGFFPIMMFALPGAALAIWRNARPETRKITGGLMLSAALTAFLTGVTEPLEFSFMFVAWPLYIVHAVLTGASLALVNALGIHDGFTFSAGLFDYVLNFGIATKPLWLLVIGVGYGVLYYFLFGFIIRRLNLKTPGREDPADAEAEAADVTRP from the coding sequence ATGTCCACTGCCACCGACGCCGTTGGCACCGGCAAGAACCGGGCCTGGCTCGCCTGGCTGCAGAAGCTCGGCCGCAGCCTGATGCTGCCGATCGCGGCCCTGCCGGTCGCGGGCCTGATGCTGCGGCTGGGCCAGGACGACCTCCTCGGGCCCAACGGCCTGCACTGGAACGCCGTCGCCTCCGTCATCGGTGCCGCCGGCGGCACCCTGTTCGACAACCTCCCCGTCATCTTCGCCCTCGGCGTGGCGATCGGCATGGCCAAGAAGGCCGACGGCTCCACCGCCCTCGCCGGCCTGGTGGGCTACCTCGTCTTCAAGGCCGTCGGTGACGCGATGTCGCCGCTGATCGGCCTGCCGGTCGGCTCCGACGGTAAGCAGGAGGTGGTCAACTACGGCGTGCTCGGCGGCATCCTGGTCGGCATCATCGCCGCCTACCTGTGGCAGCGGTTCCACCGGGTGAAGCTGCCCCCGTACCTCGCCTTCTTCGGTGGGCGCCGATTCGTGCCGATCATCACCGCCTTCGCCACCCTGGTGCTGGCCGTCCTGATGGCCTTCATCTACCCGGCGTTCAACAGTGGCCTGACCAGCCTGGGCCAGTGGTCCGCGCAGAACTCCGTGGTCGGCGGCTTCGTCTACGGCACCGTCAACCGGCTGCTCATCCCGCTGGGCCTGCACCACATCATCAACACCACGGTGTGGTTCCAGGTCGGTGACTGCCTGAAGAACGGCGCTGCGGCGCACGGCGACCTGACCTGCTTCTTCGCCACCGCGGGTGCCCAGGGCGGCACCTTCATGACCGGCTTCTTCCCGATCATGATGTTCGCCCTGCCCGGCGCGGCGCTGGCCATCTGGCGCAACGCCCGCCCGGAGACCCGCAAGATCACCGGCGGCCTGATGCTGTCGGCGGCCCTGACCGCGTTCCTCACCGGTGTCACCGAGCCGCTGGAGTTCTCCTTCATGTTCGTCGCGTGGCCGCTCTACATCGTGCACGCCGTGCTCACCGGTGCCTCGCTGGCGCTGGTCAACGCCTTGGGCATCCATGACGGCTTCACCTTCTCGGCGGGCCTGTTCGACTACGTCCTCAACTTCGGCATCGCCACCAAGCCGCTGTGGTTGCTCGTCATCGGCGTCGGTTACGGCGTCCTCTACTACTTCCTGTTCGGCTTCATCATCCGGCGGCTGAACCTGAAGACCCCGGGCCGGGAGGATCCCGCCGACGCCGAGGCCGAGGCGGCCGACGTGACGCGCCCCTGA
- a CDS encoding GntR family transcriptional regulator, which yields MSQTKVLKLGAVPKYAQLETQLRTYVADLEPGQPIESERSLMETYGVSRATVRRAIADLVNDGVLVSRAGQGTFVAEPKVQTNLHLASFTQDMTQRGRVPSTAVLSMQLTTPDDDVAQYFGSTVPAWRLDRVRCADDEPMAYEETWINPRYAPDLGTKDPRGSVYAILADDYDCPVDAAEQTMWGTNADERLAELLDVEVGQALLVFDRVSSSRGRPIESVRSWYRADRYRVHMSLDTSMQA from the coding sequence GTGAGCCAGACCAAGGTGCTGAAACTCGGTGCTGTCCCGAAGTACGCGCAGCTCGAGACACAGCTCCGGACGTACGTGGCCGACCTCGAGCCCGGGCAGCCGATCGAGTCGGAGCGCTCGCTGATGGAGACGTACGGCGTCAGTCGCGCCACCGTGCGCCGGGCGATCGCGGACCTGGTCAACGACGGGGTGCTGGTCAGCCGGGCAGGGCAGGGCACCTTCGTCGCCGAGCCCAAGGTGCAGACCAACCTCCATCTGGCCTCCTTCACCCAGGACATGACCCAGCGCGGCCGGGTGCCCTCCACCGCGGTGCTGTCCATGCAGCTGACCACCCCGGACGACGACGTCGCCCAGTACTTCGGCTCGACCGTCCCGGCCTGGCGCCTCGACCGGGTCCGCTGCGCCGATGACGAGCCGATGGCGTACGAGGAGACGTGGATCAACCCCCGGTACGCGCCCGACCTGGGCACCAAGGACCCGCGCGGCTCGGTCTACGCCATCCTCGCCGACGACTACGACTGCCCGGTCGATGCGGCCGAACAGACGATGTGGGGCACCAACGCCGACGAACGTCTCGCCGAACTGCTCGACGTGGAGGTCGGCCAGGCCCTGCTGGTCTTCGACCGGGTCTCCTCCAGCCGAGGGCGCCCGATCGAATCAGTGCGGTCCTGGTACCGGGCCGACCGCTACCGGGTGCACATGAGCCTCGACACCTCGATGCAGGCTTGA
- the nagB gene encoding glucosamine-6-phosphate deaminase, with product MEVIIKPEANDLAPVAADIVERLVLRKPAAVLGVATGSSPVGLYAELGRRVAAGRLSLAGCRAFMLDEYVGLAADHPQRYRNVIEQELVARTDLVSERVLGPDGLADDIPAACAAYEQAISDAGGVDLQILGVGSDGHIAFNEPSSSLGSRTRIKTLARQTRIDNARFFGGDVAQVPTHCLTQGVGTIMAARRVVLLADGEHKAEAVHQLVEGPVSAMWTATALQWHPQATVIVDEAAASRLALHDYYLDVYAEKPGWQE from the coding sequence GTGGAAGTCATCATCAAACCCGAGGCGAACGACCTGGCACCGGTGGCCGCCGACATCGTCGAGCGGCTCGTGCTGCGCAAACCGGCCGCCGTGCTGGGGGTCGCCACCGGCTCCAGCCCGGTCGGCCTCTACGCCGAGCTGGGGCGTCGCGTCGCGGCGGGCCGGCTGTCGCTGGCCGGCTGCCGGGCCTTCATGCTCGACGAGTACGTCGGGCTGGCGGCCGACCACCCGCAGCGCTACCGCAACGTGATCGAGCAGGAGCTGGTGGCGCGCACCGACCTGGTCAGCGAACGGGTGCTCGGCCCCGACGGGCTCGCCGACGACATCCCGGCCGCCTGCGCGGCGTATGAGCAGGCGATCAGCGATGCCGGCGGGGTGGACCTGCAGATCCTCGGCGTCGGGTCGGACGGCCACATCGCCTTCAACGAGCCGTCCTCGTCCCTCGGCTCGCGAACCCGGATCAAGACCCTGGCTCGGCAGACCCGGATCGACAATGCGCGGTTCTTCGGTGGCGACGTCGCCCAGGTGCCGACCCACTGCCTCACCCAGGGTGTCGGCACGATCATGGCGGCCCGCCGCGTCGTGCTCCTCGCCGACGGGGAGCACAAGGCCGAGGCGGTCCACCAGTTGGTGGAGGGGCCGGTCTCGGCGATGTGGACGGCGACGGCGCTGCAGTGGCACCCGCAGGCCACGGTGATCGTCGACGAGGCCGCCGCCTCCCGGCTGGCGCTGCACGACTACTACCTCGACGTGTACGCCGAGAAGCCCGGGTGGCAGGAATGA
- the nagA gene encoding N-acetylglucosamine-6-phosphate deacetylase — MTTIFRAARVLTPEPLEDAWVRVEGEQIAEVGTGPVPDGVAPGGPAGATPAQPAETRTDDRAEVVDLGDRLLVPGFVDIHAHGGGGAAYTDGAEAARTALATHLAHGTTSAMASLVTDAVDVLERQVRALVPLVRDRELLGIHLEGPWLSELHCGAHDPDLLRDPVRHDVDQLLAAGEGTIRMVTLAVELLGGVAAVRHLVESGVVVAPGHSHATYADANLAIDAGARVATHLFNAERPIHHREPGLIVALLERPEVVVEMIADGVHLHPAMVGDIARLKPRQFVLVTDAMAAAGSDDGDYELGPLKVEVRGGVARLAGGGAIAGSTLTLDRAVRFCVEHAGIDLVDAVRAATLTPASVFGREDIGRIAPGAYADLVVLGPDLGVEAVYRCGRQVR, encoded by the coding sequence ATGACCACGATCTTCCGGGCCGCCCGGGTGCTCACCCCCGAACCGCTCGAGGACGCCTGGGTGCGGGTCGAGGGGGAGCAGATCGCCGAGGTCGGCACCGGGCCGGTGCCGGACGGGGTGGCGCCGGGCGGGCCGGCCGGCGCGACACCGGCCCAACCCGCGGAGACCCGGACGGATGACAGGGCCGAGGTGGTGGACCTGGGCGACCGGCTGCTGGTGCCCGGTTTCGTCGACATCCACGCGCACGGCGGCGGCGGGGCGGCGTACACCGACGGTGCCGAGGCCGCCCGCACGGCGCTGGCCACCCACCTCGCCCACGGCACCACCTCGGCGATGGCCTCCCTGGTCACCGACGCCGTCGACGTGCTGGAGCGGCAGGTGCGGGCGCTCGTGCCACTGGTCCGCGACCGGGAACTTCTCGGTATCCACCTCGAGGGGCCGTGGCTGTCCGAACTGCACTGTGGGGCCCACGACCCCGACCTGCTCCGCGACCCGGTGCGCCACGACGTCGACCAGCTGCTGGCCGCGGGCGAGGGCACCATCCGGATGGTCACCCTGGCCGTCGAGCTGCTGGGTGGCGTGGCGGCCGTACGCCACCTGGTCGAGTCGGGTGTCGTCGTCGCCCCCGGGCACTCCCACGCGACGTACGCTGACGCGAACCTCGCCATCGACGCGGGCGCCCGCGTCGCCACCCACCTGTTCAATGCCGAACGGCCGATCCACCACCGGGAGCCCGGCCTGATCGTCGCGCTGCTGGAACGCCCCGAAGTGGTGGTCGAGATGATCGCCGACGGGGTCCACCTGCACCCCGCGATGGTCGGTGACATCGCCCGGCTCAAGCCCCGGCAGTTCGTCCTGGTCACCGATGCGATGGCCGCCGCCGGCAGCGACGACGGCGACTATGAGCTCGGGCCGCTCAAGGTCGAGGTCCGTGGCGGTGTCGCCCGGCTCGCGGGGGGCGGCGCCATCGCCGGCAGCACCCTCACCCTGGACCGGGCCGTACGCTTCTGCGTCGAGCATGCCGGGATCGACCTGGTCGACGCCGTCCGGGCCGCGACCCTGACCCCCGCCTCGGTCTTCGGGCGGGAGGACATCGGCCGGATCGCCCCCGGAGCGTACGCCGACCTGGTGGTGCTCGGCCCGGACCTGGGTGTCGAGGCCGTGTATCGGTGCGGGCGGCAGGTGCGCTGA